The sequence below is a genomic window from Pseudomonas cremoricolorata.
ATGAAGTGTTCCGTGAGGTGGCCGCCGGTGCCGTCAACTTCGGTGTGGTGCCGGTGGAGAACTCTACCGAGGGCGCCGTCAGTCACACCCTCGACAGCTTCCTCGAGCACGACATGGTGATCTGCGGCGAGGTCGAGCTGCGCATTCACCATCACCTGCTGGTGGGTGAAAACACCAAGACCGACAGCATCACCCGCATCTATTCCCACGCGCAGTCACTGGCGCAGTGCCGCAAGTGGCTCGACGCGCACTACCCGAACGTCGAGCGAATTGCCGTGTCGAGCAACGCCGAGGCGGCCAAGCGGGTCAAGGGTGAGTGGAATTCGGCGGCCATCGCCGGCGAAATGGCGGCCAGCCTGTATGGCCTGACCCATCTTGCCGAGAAGATCGAAGACCGACCGGACAACGCCACGCGCTTCCTGATGATCGGTAACCAGGAAGTGCCGCCGACCGGCGACGACAAGACCTCGATCATCGTTTCCATGAGCAACAAACCGGGTGCGCTGCATGAGCTGCTGGTGCCGTTCCACGAAAACGGTATCGACCTCACGCGTATCGAAACCCGGCCGTCGCGCAGCGGTAAATGGACCTACGTGTTCTTCATCGATTTCGTCGGTCATCACCGCGATCCGCTGATCAAGGCCGTACTCGAGAGCATCAGGCAGGAAGCGGTGGGGCTGAAGGTGCTGGGCTCCTATCCGAAAGCGGTGCTCTAGGCTTTGGATGACGGTGGCTCGACTGGCAACGATTGTCGTACAGAACAGGATTTCCACGCGTGGTTGAAGCGGTAGCAAAAGAGCCGGGCCCGATCGTCGGGCGCCTGGTGGTCGTGGGCCTGGGGCTGATTGGTGGCTCGTTCGCCAAGGGCGTGCGCGAAAGCGGCCTGTGCCGGGAAGTGGTCGGGGTCGATCTGGATGCCGAGTCGCGGCGTCAGGCGGTGGCCCTGGGCGTGGTCGATCGGTGTGAGTCAGACCTTGTGCTGGCCTGCGTCGGCGCCGATGTGATCCAGCTGGCCGTGCCGATCCTGGCGATGGAAAAACTGCTGGCGCGGCTTGCCGAACTCGATCTCGGTCGCGCCGTCATCACTGACGTGGGCAGCGCCAAGGGCAATGTGGTCGGCGCTGCCCGCCAGGCGTTCGCCAAGGGCCTGTCGCGCTTCGTGCCGGGCCATCCGATCGCCGGTTCCGAACAAAGCGGCGTCGAGGCGTCTAATGCGGCGTTGTTTCGCCGGCACAAGGTGATTCTCACGCCCCTGGCCGAGACCGATGCAGATGCATTGCGGCTGGTCGATCGGTTGTGGCGAGCGCTGGATGCGGATGTGGAGCACATGCCGGTCGAGCGCCACGACGAGGTGCTGGCAGCCACCAGTCACTTGCCCCACCTGTTGGCATTTGGCCTGGTCGATTCACTGGCCAAGCGCAACGAGAACCTGGAAATCTTCCGCTACGCGGCGGGCGGTTTTCGTGACTTCACGCGGATCGCCGGTAGCGATCCGATCATGTGGCACGACATCTTCCTCGCCAATCGCGAGGCTGTCCTGCGCACTCTGGACACTTTTCGCAGCGACCTCGACGCCTTGCGCGACGCGGTCGATGCAGGGGACGGGCACCAACTGCTGGGGGTATTCACCCGCGCCAAGGTGGCCCGCGAGCATTTCAGTAAAATCCTGGCCCGCCGGGCCTATGTGGACGCTATGAACGCCAACGACCTGATTTTCCTGGCCCAACCGGGTGGCCGCCTGTCCGGACGTATTCGCGTACCGGGCGACAAATCCATTTCCCACCGCTCGATCATGCTCGGCTCGCTGGCCGACGGTACCACCGAGGTCGAAGGTTTCCTCGAGGGCGAAGACGCGCTGGCGACCCTGCAGGCCTTCCGCGACATGGGTGTGGTCATCGAAGGCCCGCACCACGGCCGCGTGACCATCCACGGTGCCGGCCTGCATGGCCTCAAGCAGCCACCGGGGCCGATCTACCTGGGCAACTCCGGCACCTCGATGCGCCTGTTGTCGGGCCTGCTGGCTGCGCAGCCGTTCGATGTGACCATGACCGGTGACGCTTCGCTGTCCAAGCGCCCGATGAACCGTGTCGCCAACCCGCTGCGGGAAATGGGCGCGGTGGTCGAAACGGGCCCGGAAGGGCGTCCCCCGCTGACCATCCGTGGTGGCCAGACCCTCAAGGCACTGAACTACACCTTGCCGATGGCCAGCGCCCAGGTGAAATCCTGCCTGCTGCTCGCCGGCCTGTATGCCCAGGGCCGGACCACCGTCACTGAGCCCGCGCCCACCCGTGACCATACCGAACGCATGCTGCGCGGCTTCGGCTATGACGTGCACAGCGATGGCCCGGTGGCCTCGCTGCAGGCCGGTGGCACGCTGCGCGCCACCCGCATCGAAGTGCCGGCGGATATTTCCTCGGCAGCGTTCTTCCTGGTGGCGGCCTCCATCGCCGAAGGTTCTGACCTGGTACTGGAGCACGTCGGTATCAACCCGACCCGCACGGGCGTCATCGATATCCTGCGCCTGATGGGCGGTGACATCACCTTGGAGAACCAGCGTGAAGTGGGTGGCGAGCCGGTCGCTGATCTGCGTGTGCGCGGCGCTCAGCTCAAAGGTATCGACATTCCCGAGCACCTCGTGCCGCTGGCCATCGACGAGTTCCCGGTACTGTTCGTCGCCGCAGCTTGCGCCCAAGGGCGCACGGTGTTGCGTGGCGCCGAAGAGCTGCGGGTCAAGGAGTCCGACCGCATCCAGGTGATGGCTGACGGTCTGATCGCGCTGGGCGTGAGCTGCCAGCCGACACCCGATGGCATCATCATCGACGGCGGCCAGATCGGCGGCGGCGAAGTGCATGGTCACGGCGATCACCGTATCGCCATGGCCTTCAGCGTGGCTTCACTGCGCGCCAGCGCGCCGATTCGCATCCATGACTGCGCCAACGTCGCCACCTCGTTCCCCAACTTCCTGGCCCTGTGCGCCGAAGTCGGTATTCGTGTAGCAGAAGAGGGCAACCCGTGATCGTATCGGCACCTGTCATCACCATCGATGGCCCAAGCGGCTCGGGCAAGGGCACAGTAGCCGGCCTGCTGGCTCGCGAGCTGGGTTGGAAGCTGCTGGATTCTGGCGCGCTGTACCGCTTGCTGGCCTTCGCTGCGTCCAATCATGGCGTCGACCTGACCAACGAAGAGCTGCTCACCCGGCTCGCGGCACACCTTGACGTGCAGTTCATCGCCGCGGCGCCTGGGCGTTTGCAGCAGATCATTCTCGAAGGTGAGGATGTCAGCAGCGTGATTCGTACCGAAACCGTGGCGGCTGGGGCTTCTGCGGTTGCCTCGCTGCCTGCGGTGCGCGAGGCGCTTCTGCAGCGTCAGCGCGCCTTCCGTGAAGTGCCCGGGCTGATCGCCGATGGGCGCGACATGGGCACGGTGGTATTTCCCGACGCACCCCTGAAAGTCTTCCTGACCGCCAGCGCCGAGGAGCGAGCTCGCCGCCGCTACCTGCAGTTGAAGGGCAAGAACGAAGATGTTAGTCTGTCGAGTCTGCTAGATGAGATACGTGCACGTGATGAACGTGACACCCAGCGCGCAGTGGCCCCGCTCAAGCCGGCGGCCGATGCCATTCAGCTGGACTCCACCGAGTTGTCCATCGAGCAGGTGTTGCAACGAATCAGAAGCGAAATCGCCCTGCGCGATATCGCCTGATACCAGGAAAGCCGGCAGGGGCACCAGTCAATGTCCTGCCTGCTTTTCTTTATTTAAACGAAACCCACATTGTCTGGAATGTGGCGATGGGCGTCTGTTTCGCCCGAATCTACAGGAATGAAAATGAGCGAAAGCTTTGCAGAACTCTTTGAAGAAAGCCTGAAAACCCTCAATCTTCAGCCGGGCGCAATCATCACCGGTATCGTTGTCGACATCGACGGCGACTGGGTTACCGTACACGCTGGTCTGAAGTCCGAGGGCGTCATCCCGCTCGAGCAGTTCTTCAACGAAGCTGGCGAGCTGACCATCAAGGTCGGTGACGAAGTTCACGTTGCGCTGGACGCGGTCGAAGACGGCTTTGGCGAAACCAAGCTGTCCCGTGAAAAAGCCAAGCGCGCCGAGTGCTGGATTGTTCTGGAAGCTGCTTTCGCTGCCGAAGAAGTGGTCAAGGGCGTTATCAACGGTAAGGTTAAAGGCGGCTTCACTGTCGACGTTAACGGCATCCGTGCGTTCCTGCCGGGCTCCCTGGTCGATGTCCGCCCAGTGCGCGACACCACCCACCTCGAAGGCAAAGAGCTGGAATTCAAGGTCATCAAGCTGGACCAGAAGCGCAACAACGTTGTCGTTTCCCGTCGCAGTGTCCTGGAAGCCGAGAACAGTGCAGAGCGCGAAGCGCTGCTGGAATCGCTGCAGGAAGGCCAACAGGTCAAAGGTATCGTCAAGAACCTCACCGACTACGGCGCCTTCGTGGACCTGGGCGGCGTCGACGGCCTGCTGCATATCACCGACATGGCCTGGAAGCGCATCAAGCATCCTTCCGAGATCGTCAACGTTGGTGACGAGATCGATGTCAAAGTCCTGAAGTACGACCGTGAGCGCAACCGCGTTTCGCTGGGTCTGAAGCAGCTGGGCGAAGATCCATGGGTCGCTATCAAGGCTCGTTACCCAGAAGGTACTCGTGTCACCGCTCGCGTTACCAACCTGACCGACTACGGCTGCTTCGCTGAGCTGGAAGAGGGCGTTGAAGGTCTGGTACACGTTTCCGAAATGGACTGGACCAACAAGAACATCCACCCGTCGAAAGTCGTTCAGGTTGGCGACGAAGTGGAAGTCATGGTTCTGGACATCGACGAAGAGCGTCGTCGTATCTCCCTGGGCATCAAACAGTGCAAGTCCAACCCATGGGAAGACTTCTCTGGCCACTTCAACAAGGGCGACAAGATCTCCGGCACCATCAAGTCGATCACCGATTTCGGTATCTTCATTGGTCTGGAAGGCGGCATCGACGGTCTGGTTCACCTGTCCGACATCTCCTGGAACGAAGCTGGCGAAGAAGCCGTGCGTCGCTTCAAGAAGGGCGACGAGCTGGAAACCGTCATCCTGTCGGTTGACCCAGAGCGTGAGCGCATCTCCCTGGGCATCAAGCAGATGGAAGACGATCCGTTCTCCAACTTCGTTGCTGTCAACGACAAGGGCGCTATCGTCAAAGGTATCGTCAAGGAAGTTGACGCCAAGGGCGCTATCGTCACCCTGGGCGACGACATCGAAGCTTCCCTGAAAGCCTCCGAAATCAGCCGTGACCGCGTTGAAGACGCGCGTAACGTTCTGAAAGAAGGCGAAGAGATCGAAGCCAAGATCATCAGCGTCGACCGCAAGTCCCGCGTTATCAGCCTGTCGATCAAATCGAAAGACGACGCTGAAGAGCGCGAAGCCATCCAGAGCCTGAAACAAGCTCCAGAAGCGGCTGCAGACACCACCATGGCTGCGCTGCTGCGCGAAGCAATGGCTAAGCAGAACTAAGTTCTGCTTCGGTGAAAAAAGAGCGACTTCGGTCGCTCTTTTTTTTGCCTGAAATTTGACCCTTTCCCCAGGTGCGGTGACTAACCCTGAGCGCTGCGCTTGCACGCGGTGGTGAACAGCAATGATCAAAGTGTTGATCTTGAATTTTTCAGGCAAGTCAAGAACTGGTCTGTTCAAATGCTGCGGAGCGTGCTACAACCTGACTAAGCAATGATCTAGCTGCTTGATAACGAAGGGAAAAAAATGACGAAGTCGGAGCTGATCGAACGCATTGTCACCCATCAGGGGCTGCTCTCGCCCAAGGATGTGGAATTGGCAATCAAGACCATGCTTGAGCAGATGTCGCAGTGCCTAGCTACCGGTGATCGCATCGAGATCCGTGGATTTGGCAGCTTTTCTCTGCACTACCGCTCAGCGCGAGTAGGGCGTAATCCCAAGACTGGACAGTCGGTGAGCCTCGATGGCAAGTACGTGCCGCACTTCAAGCCAGGCAAGGAACTGCGTGATCGGGTCAACGAAGAAGAAGACGAAGTCACCCATGGTTGAGGCTTACAAGGAGCAGATCAATGCGTAATCTCAAGCGCCTCATCGTGGCGCTGTTCGTCCTGCTATTGGCGGCCGTGGTGCTGTTTTTCGTTCTGGAAAACCAGCAGGCGGTGTCGCTGGTGCTGTTCGGCTGGTCGGCGCCCGCGATGCCGGTTGCAGTTCCACTGCTGGGGGCGTTGCTGCTAGGCCTAGCCGTCGGTCCGCTGTTGGGGGCCTATGGCCTGCAACGTAGCAAGCGCAGAATTCGTGCCTCTGCACGACAAGCAGCGCTGAATGGTAACTGAAGAAAAATCCTACACCTAAAAGGGAAGCGCCTGCTTCCTTGTGCGCGGGTAGAAGTGGAGTAATACGCACTTCATTTTTTGGCCCCATGAGCGTGCGGTTGTATGGAGTTCCCGAGCCTTTCTCATCATGGTGGCGTCCACGACGTCACTGGCTCATGCCATCAGCTCCATCTGAACCATGAGCACAGTCTTCTCATCGACTGCGGCCTGCTGCAGCATGTCGATGTTTCAGTGGGCGCAGAGTCCGCTCCGCTTCCTTTCGACACCTTCGCAATAGCCGCACTTGTGGTCACCCATGTGCATCTCGACCACGTCGGGCGAATTCCGGCCCTGCTGGCGGCTGGGTATCGGGGCCCGATCATCTGCAGCGAGCCGTCCGCTGCACTGTTGCCCCTGGTCCTCAAGGATGCCTACAAGCTAAGCATCAGCAGCGATCCGGCGCACGTCGACCGCTTTACCACACTTCTGAGTCAGCTCATCGTCGCGTTGCCATTCGAGCGATGGCATCGAGTGCTTGATGAGCAAGCGCTGACCTGTTCCATCCGCCTGCAGCGCGCAGGGCACCTGCTGGGGTCTGCCTATGTCGAATGTGACGTGCACTACGCCGGTGTCGAGCGAGCCTCTAGAGTGGTGTTCTCTGGAGATGTCGGCGCCCCATGCAATCCTTTGCTGCGCAGCGTTCAGCCCCCCGAGCGCGCCGACCTGCTGGTACTGGAAAGTACCTATGGCGATCGCCTGCACACAGGTCGCAGTGAGCGACAATCGCGTCTTGAGGCTGCGATCGACCGCGCGCTCGCAGACAGCGGCATCATCCTCATTCCAGCCTTCAGCCTGGGCCGCACCCAGGAGCTGCTTTGCGAGTTGGAAGACATACTTCATCGCAAGTCGCTGCTGGGGGGAGGGGGCGGCCTGGAAGTCGATGGTTCGCTGGACTTGGCGCAATTACCGATCATTCTCGACGCCCCGCTGGCTCAGCGTTTAACCCACGTCTACAGGGAGTTGCACCCCCACTGGAACGACCACGCGCGTGTACGCTTACGCGAAGGGCGTAATCCGCTGGATTTTCGCCAACTCGTGAGCATCGATACCCACGCTCGTCATCAGCAGGTCGTGAACTACCTCAAAAGTACTGGTCGTCCAGCTATCGTCATAGCTGGCAATGGCATGTGCTCGGGTGGCCGAATCGTGAATTATCTCAAGGCGATGCTGGAGGATTCGCGGCATGAGGTGATGTTTGTGGGTCATCAGGTCAAAGGCACTCCCGGGGCCATGATCCAGGCCAGCGAAGGTGCCTCTGGTTTCGTACAGGTTGGCCTGGATGGTTGTATGTACGAGATACGCGCCAAGGTCATGACGTTGCCGGGGTACTCAGGACACGCAGATCAGAGTGGTTTGGTGGAGTTCGCTGGTTGTGGCGGGCAGTGGCCTGAAAAGATCGTTCTTGTGCACGGCGAAACTCCGGCCAAGCGCGCACTGAAGAACGCCTTGATCGAGCGTTGTGCTCGGGCAGGTCAGCGCACAACTGTCGTCATTCCGTAAGTGTGCTAGGTTTGCTGGCTGACCTCTTTTCGAAGCACGACGCGGTGTAGTCGCTAGTGCCAAGCCAGGGCTCAATGTCGTCATGCTTGTCGAGTCGACGGCCTGGCATGTGAATTCATCGAAGATCGACTTGCTCGGAGTCTGCTCATTGGAACGAGGTTCGATACTTGTAACGGGAGGCAACGGCTTTGTGGGCAGTGCGTTGGGCCGCCAATTGAGGCTGTCGTCTTCCAAGGGCGTCAGAGTGGCAGTCCGAAAACCCCGCCAGAGCGGTGTTGGCAACGAAACTTGCGTGGGCGATATCGGCCAGTTCACCGATTGGAATGCGGCGCTCTCGGGCGTAGAGATCGTTGTCCACACTGCCGCCCGGGTGCATGTAATGAATGAAACTGCGCCCAATGCGCTCGACGCGTTCCGCCAAGTCAATGTGCTTGGGACGCTGAACCTCGCCCAGCAGGCGCAGGCGGCTGGCGTGAAAAGGTTCATCTACCTCAGTTCCATCAAGGTCAATGGTGAATCTACCGACTTGACTGGGCCGTTCGTTGCCGATGCAGTGGGTGCGCCTACCGATGCTTATGGCCTTTCCAAGTTCGAAGCCGAACTGGCACTGTTGGACATGGCCAAGTCATCCACCATGGAACTGGTGATCATTCGTCCAACCTTGGTCTATGGTCCGGGCGTGCAGGCCAACTTCCTGACTATGATGACGTGGCTGTACAGGCGTGTGCCCCTGCCATTTGGGGCAATCGATAATCGCCGCAGCCTGGTATCGCTGGCTAACCTGATCGACCTGATCATGGTCTGCATCGACCATCCGGCCGCAGCCGGTCAAACCTTTCTGGCGAGCGACGGAGACGACGTCTCGACAACCCGACTGTTGCGCGAACTCGGTCATGCTCTGGGCCGGCCAGCACTGTTGCTGCCGGTGCCTGCGCCGCTCTTACGCACGACTGCTCGCCTCCTGGGGAAAGACGATGTAGCCCAGCGCTTGTTGGGATCCCTGCAGGTCGATATTGAAAAGAACCAGGCGCTGCTGGGCTGGATCCCACCTACCGATCTGCGTGAAGGCCTGAAATTCACTGCGCAGGCTTTCCTGGACACTCGTGACCGATGAGCCAGTTCTGGATGATCCCCGTCGCATTGGCCGTTAGTTTCTGCCTGACGGCTGCGCTGCGCCGATATGCATTGGCGCGCAGCCTGCTGGACATTCCCAATGCGCGAAGTTCTCACAGCATCCCAACGCCTCGCGGGGGAGGTGTCGCCGTCGTGCTGACATTCCTGCTGATGTTGCTGGCCCTGCGGAGACTCGAACTCATCTCACCGAGCCTCTTTCTGGCCCTGATGGGCGCTGGCGCAGGGGTAGCGGTAATCGGCTTTCTCGACGATCACGGGCACATCGCCGCGCGCTGGCGCCTGCTGGGTCATTTCCTGGCGGCCGGTTGGGCGCTCTACTGGTTGGGTGGCATGCCCGTGCTGCCAGTATTCGGCATATCAGTGGATCTCGGCGTGCTCGGTACGCTGGTGGGCTTGGTGTTCCTGGTATGGATGCTCAATCTCTACAATTTCATGGACGGAATAGACGGCATCGCGGGTGTGCAAGCCGTGACTGCATGCTTTTCCGCTTGTCTGCTCTACGGCCTTAACGGGTACCCATCCGAGCTTTGGGTTCCCCTATTCCTGGCGCTGGCGGTCTGCGGCTTCCTATGCTGGAACTTTCCACCGGCGCGCATCTTCATGGGTGACGCGGGTAGCGGGTTTCTGGGCATCGTGCTTGGCGTACTGTCGCTCCATGCAGCGTCCTTTGCAGCTGAGCTGTTCTGGTGCTGGCTGGTGTTGCTGGGCGTTTTTGTCGTCGATGCGACGGCGACTCTGCTACGTCGCCTAGTGCGCGGCGACAAGGTTTACGAGGCGCATCGCACCCATGCTTACCAATATGCCTCGCGTCATTACGGCCGGCACCTGCCTGTCACTCTGGCGGTTGCGTTGATTAATGTGTTCTGGCTGCTGCCAATAGCCGTTCTGTGCGCGCAAACGGCTCTGAATGGAGTATGGGCAGTGCTTCTGGCCTATGCGCCGCTGGTAGCCCTGGCCCTCAGATTCCATGCAGGAAAGCGAGAAACGAATGCGCGTGAACGATAAGCGGCGAAATGCAGATATTGGTGCTTCAATGGACGGGATATGGACAGCTCTGTCATTCACGTGTCACGTGCAGATGAAGAAATGTAGATGAGCAGCGATAACCCGTTGGACACACTGCGGACCTTTCTGGTCGAGCGACCCAGGCGGCAGAAGAGACTGATTCAAGTCGTCACCGATGTACTGCTCATCTGGTTGGCCTTGTGGCTTTCATTTCTTGTCCGGCTTGGTATTGAAGACCTTGCTGGCCCTTTGCGCGAGCATGCCTGGCTGTTCGTCTTCGCGCCGATAGTGGCCATTCCTCTGTTCACACGATTTGGCATGTACCG
It includes:
- the rpsA gene encoding 30S ribosomal protein S1; the protein is MSESFAELFEESLKTLNLQPGAIITGIVVDIDGDWVTVHAGLKSEGVIPLEQFFNEAGELTIKVGDEVHVALDAVEDGFGETKLSREKAKRAECWIVLEAAFAAEEVVKGVINGKVKGGFTVDVNGIRAFLPGSLVDVRPVRDTTHLEGKELEFKVIKLDQKRNNVVVSRRSVLEAENSAEREALLESLQEGQQVKGIVKNLTDYGAFVDLGGVDGLLHITDMAWKRIKHPSEIVNVGDEIDVKVLKYDRERNRVSLGLKQLGEDPWVAIKARYPEGTRVTARVTNLTDYGCFAELEEGVEGLVHVSEMDWTNKNIHPSKVVQVGDEVEVMVLDIDEERRRISLGIKQCKSNPWEDFSGHFNKGDKISGTIKSITDFGIFIGLEGGIDGLVHLSDISWNEAGEEAVRRFKKGDELETVILSVDPERERISLGIKQMEDDPFSNFVAVNDKGAIVKGIVKEVDAKGAIVTLGDDIEASLKASEISRDRVEDARNVLKEGEEIEAKIISVDRKSRVISLSIKSKDDAEEREAIQSLKQAPEAAADTTMAALLREAMAKQN
- a CDS encoding MraY family glycosyltransferase, with amino-acid sequence MSQFWMIPVALAVSFCLTAALRRYALARSLLDIPNARSSHSIPTPRGGGVAVVLTFLLMLLALRRLELISPSLFLALMGAGAGVAVIGFLDDHGHIAARWRLLGHFLAAGWALYWLGGMPVLPVFGISVDLGVLGTLVGLVFLVWMLNLYNFMDGIDGIAGVQAVTACFSACLLYGLNGYPSELWVPLFLALAVCGFLCWNFPPARIFMGDAGSGFLGIVLGVLSLHAASFAAELFWCWLVLLGVFVVDATATLLRRLVRGDKVYEAHRTHAYQYASRHYGRHLPVTLAVALINVFWLLPIAVLCAQTALNGVWAVLLAYAPLVALALRFHAGKRETNARER
- a CDS encoding bifunctional prephenate dehydrogenase/3-phosphoshikimate 1-carboxyvinyltransferase, producing MVGRLVVVGLGLIGGSFAKGVRESGLCREVVGVDLDAESRRQAVALGVVDRCESDLVLACVGADVIQLAVPILAMEKLLARLAELDLGRAVITDVGSAKGNVVGAARQAFAKGLSRFVPGHPIAGSEQSGVEASNAALFRRHKVILTPLAETDADALRLVDRLWRALDADVEHMPVERHDEVLAATSHLPHLLAFGLVDSLAKRNENLEIFRYAAGGFRDFTRIAGSDPIMWHDIFLANREAVLRTLDTFRSDLDALRDAVDAGDGHQLLGVFTRAKVAREHFSKILARRAYVDAMNANDLIFLAQPGGRLSGRIRVPGDKSISHRSIMLGSLADGTTEVEGFLEGEDALATLQAFRDMGVVIEGPHHGRVTIHGAGLHGLKQPPGPIYLGNSGTSMRLLSGLLAAQPFDVTMTGDASLSKRPMNRVANPLREMGAVVETGPEGRPPLTIRGGQTLKALNYTLPMASAQVKSCLLLAGLYAQGRTTVTEPAPTRDHTERMLRGFGYDVHSDGPVASLQAGGTLRATRIEVPADISSAAFFLVAASIAEGSDLVLEHVGINPTRTGVIDILRLMGGDITLENQREVGGEPVADLRVRGAQLKGIDIPEHLVPLAIDEFPVLFVAAACAQGRTVLRGAEELRVKESDRIQVMADGLIALGVSCQPTPDGIIIDGGQIGGGEVHGHGDHRIAMAFSVASLRASAPIRIHDCANVATSFPNFLALCAEVGIRVAEEGNP
- the ihfB gene encoding integration host factor subunit beta, with the translated sequence MTKSELIERIVTHQGLLSPKDVELAIKTMLEQMSQCLATGDRIEIRGFGSFSLHYRSARVGRNPKTGQSVSLDGKYVPHFKPGKELRDRVNEEEDEVTHG
- a CDS encoding MBL fold metallo-hydrolase RNA specificity domain-containing protein, producing MEFPSLSHHGGVHDVTGSCHQLHLNHEHSLLIDCGLLQHVDVSVGAESAPLPFDTFAIAALVVTHVHLDHVGRIPALLAAGYRGPIICSEPSAALLPLVLKDAYKLSISSDPAHVDRFTTLLSQLIVALPFERWHRVLDEQALTCSIRLQRAGHLLGSAYVECDVHYAGVERASRVVFSGDVGAPCNPLLRSVQPPERADLLVLESTYGDRLHTGRSERQSRLEAAIDRALADSGIILIPAFSLGRTQELLCELEDILHRKSLLGGGGGLEVDGSLDLAQLPIILDAPLAQRLTHVYRELHPHWNDHARVRLREGRNPLDFRQLVSIDTHARHQQVVNYLKSTGRPAIVIAGNGMCSGGRIVNYLKAMLEDSRHEVMFVGHQVKGTPGAMIQASEGASGFVQVGLDGCMYEIRAKVMTLPGYSGHADQSGLVEFAGCGGQWPEKIVLVHGETPAKRALKNALIERCARAGQRTTVVIP
- a CDS encoding UDP-glucose 4-epimerase family protein; the protein is MERGSILVTGGNGFVGSALGRQLRLSSSKGVRVAVRKPRQSGVGNETCVGDIGQFTDWNAALSGVEIVVHTAARVHVMNETAPNALDAFRQVNVLGTLNLAQQAQAAGVKRFIYLSSIKVNGESTDLTGPFVADAVGAPTDAYGLSKFEAELALLDMAKSSTMELVIIRPTLVYGPGVQANFLTMMTWLYRRVPLPFGAIDNRRSLVSLANLIDLIMVCIDHPAAAGQTFLASDGDDVSTTRLLRELGHALGRPALLLPVPAPLLRTTARLLGKDDVAQRLLGSLQVDIEKNQALLGWIPPTDLREGLKFTAQAFLDTRDR
- a CDS encoding lipopolysaccharide assembly protein LapA domain-containing protein, whose translation is MRNLKRLIVALFVLLLAAVVLFFVLENQQAVSLVLFGWSAPAMPVAVPLLGALLLGLAVGPLLGAYGLQRSKRRIRASARQAALNGN
- the pheA gene encoding prephenate dehydratase, which produces MSEHELKALRVRIDSLDEKILELISDRARCAQEVARVKTATLAEGEQPVFYRPEREAAVLKRVMERNRGPLGNEEMARLFREIMSSCLALEEPLKVAYLGPEGTFTQAAAMKHFGHAVISRPMAAIDEVFREVAAGAVNFGVVPVENSTEGAVSHTLDSFLEHDMVICGEVELRIHHHLLVGENTKTDSITRIYSHAQSLAQCRKWLDAHYPNVERIAVSSNAEAAKRVKGEWNSAAIAGEMAASLYGLTHLAEKIEDRPDNATRFLMIGNQEVPPTGDDKTSIIVSMSNKPGALHELLVPFHENGIDLTRIETRPSRSGKWTYVFFIDFVGHHRDPLIKAVLESIRQEAVGLKVLGSYPKAVL
- the cmk gene encoding (d)CMP kinase, yielding MIVSAPVITIDGPSGSGKGTVAGLLARELGWKLLDSGALYRLLAFAASNHGVDLTNEELLTRLAAHLDVQFIAAAPGRLQQIILEGEDVSSVIRTETVAAGASAVASLPAVREALLQRQRAFREVPGLIADGRDMGTVVFPDAPLKVFLTASAEERARRRYLQLKGKNEDVSLSSLLDEIRARDERDTQRAVAPLKPAADAIQLDSTELSIEQVLQRIRSEIALRDIA